The following are from one region of the Vitis riparia cultivar Riparia Gloire de Montpellier isolate 1030 chromosome 14, EGFV_Vit.rip_1.0, whole genome shotgun sequence genome:
- the LOC117931138 gene encoding hydrophobic protein LTI6A, whose protein sequence is MAATCIDILLAIILPPLGVFLKFGCQAEFWICLVLTFFGYLPGIVYAVYVITK, encoded by the exons ATGGCAGCCACCTGCATAGACATTCTCTTGGCCATCATCTTGCCCCCCCTTGGTGTCTTCCTCAAGTTTGGATGCCAG GCGGAGTTCTGGATCTGTTTGGTGCTGACTTTTTTCGGCTACCTTCCTGGAATTGTCTATGCTGTCTATGTCATCACCAAGTGA